One part of the Olleya sp. YS genome encodes these proteins:
- a CDS encoding VOC family protein — protein MKPTLHQIHPVLPVQNVLAALFFYTQKLGFTIAFADDPKNPTYAGIRRDHIEIHLQWHDEKEWDFKVDRPMLRIVTQYVDALYDEYKDKDVFHPETVVKDTAWQTREFAFYDLYKNGLTFYQNL, from the coding sequence ATGAAACCAACATTACATCAAATTCATCCTGTATTACCAGTACAAAATGTGTTAGCAGCCTTATTTTTTTATACTCAAAAATTAGGATTTACTATTGCTTTTGCAGACGATCCTAAAAATCCAACGTATGCAGGAATACGTCGTGATCATATTGAAATTCATTTGCAGTGGCACGATGAAAAGGAATGGGATTTTAAAGTTGATAGACCAATGCTGCGTATAGTCACTCAATATGTTGACGCGTTATATGATGAATATAAAGATAAAGACGTGTTTCATCCAGAAACCGTAGTTAAAGATACCGCTTGGCAAACTAGAGAATTTGCGTTTTACGATTTATATAAAAATGGATTAACCTTTTATCAAAATCTGTAA